Proteins co-encoded in one Sphingopyxis sp. BE259 genomic window:
- a CDS encoding VOC family protein gives MIGYVTLGTNDLAKAAVFYDAIAAELDTPRMMEFDGFIAWGKPGGAAGIGLTKPFDGNAASVGNGVMVALEAKDKDQVQRLYDLALANGGTCEGPPGPRGEGFYAGYFRDPDGNKLNAFIMG, from the coding sequence ATGATTGGCTATGTGACCTTGGGCACCAACGACTTGGCAAAAGCGGCGGTCTTTTACGACGCGATTGCCGCTGAACTCGATACCCCGCGGATGATGGAGTTCGACGGCTTCATCGCGTGGGGCAAGCCGGGCGGCGCGGCCGGTATTGGGCTGACCAAGCCGTTCGACGGCAACGCCGCCAGTGTCGGCAATGGGGTGATGGTGGCGCTGGAGGCCAAGGATAAGGACCAGGTCCAGCGCCTCTACGACCTCGCGCTCGCCAACGGCGGCACCTGCGAAGGCCCGCCGGGACCGCGCGGTGAAGGGTTTTATGCCGGATATTTCCGCGATCCCGACGGGAATAAGCTCAATGCATTCATCATGGGGTGA
- a CDS encoding RidA family protein: MTGGPHYSSFVVGGGFVFVSGQLPLRPGRDTSLASAPFAAQAEQALQNLKAVLGDAGAELAQVVKTTVYLADIDDWGELDAVYSRFFGAARPARSVVPAGPLHFGFRIEIEAIALAADAVATGAKF, from the coding sequence ATGACTGGCGGACCGCATTATTCGTCGTTCGTTGTCGGCGGCGGCTTCGTCTTCGTCTCGGGGCAGCTGCCACTTCGGCCGGGCCGCGATACCTCGCTGGCGAGTGCTCCCTTCGCGGCGCAGGCCGAACAGGCGCTCCAAAATTTGAAGGCCGTTCTGGGGGATGCGGGTGCCGAACTGGCGCAGGTGGTCAAGACAACCGTCTATCTCGCCGACATTGACGACTGGGGCGAACTCGACGCAGTCTATAGCCGCTTTTTCGGCGCTGCGCGTCCGGCGCGCAGCGTGGTGCCCGCCGGACCGCTGCACTTCGGCTTTCGCATCGAGATCGAGGCGATCGCGCTGGCGGCGGACGCGGTTGCGACAGGCGCAAAATTCTAG